In a single window of the Thunnus thynnus chromosome 9, fThuThy2.1, whole genome shotgun sequence genome:
- the psmd10 gene encoding 26S proteasome non-ATPase regulatory subunit 10, translating into MEGSVSNVEVCNFAYTGQFENLKRCILSDKTLACKTDQDRRTALHWACSAGHTNIVEFLLDLGVDVNLQDDASWTPLHIAASAGREEIVRSLISKGAQLNSVNQNGCTPLHYAASKDRYEIALLLLENGADPNATDKLESTPLHRASAKGNYRLIQLLLKQSASTNIQDSQGNTPLHLACDEERVEAAKLLVEHGASIYIENKEEKTPLQIAKGGLGTLLRRIVEG; encoded by the exons ATGGAGGGCTCCGTATCAAACGTGGAAGTGTGTAATTTTGCTTACACGGGGCAGTTTGAGAATTTAAAACGGTGTATTCTGTCAGATAAAACGCTTGCCTGCAAAACGGACCAG GACCGTAGAACCGCGCTGCATTGGGCTTGTTCTGCCGGCCACACCAACATTGTGGAGTTTCTACTTGACCTGGGAGTGGACGTTAATCTGCAAGATGAT GCTTCGTGGACCCCTCTTCACATCGCAGCGTCTGCGGGCAGAGAGGAAATAGTGAGATCTCTAATATCAAAAGGGGCACAGCTGAATTCAGTCAATCAAAATGGATGCACCCCTCTGCACTATGCTGCCTCAAAAGACAGATATGAG ATTGCCCTGCTGTTGCTGGAAAATGGAGCAGACCCCAACGCCACGGACAAGTTGGAGTCCACTCCCCTTCACAGAGCGTCCGCCAAAGGCAACTACCGCCTCATCCAGCTGCTTCTCAAACAGAGTGCCTCAACCAACATCCAAGACTCGCAGGGCAACACaccact ccaCCTGGCGTGTGACGAGGAGCGTGTGGAGGCAGCCAAGTTGCTGGTGGAACATGGGGCCAGCATCTACATTGAGAACAAGGAGGAAAAGACGCCCCTCCAGATAGCAAAGGGTGGTCTGGGCACCCTACTTCGTCGAATCGTGGAGGGATGA
- the nxt2 gene encoding NTF2-related export protein 2 isoform X2 — translation MATTLDFRTHVDQSCRYSEEFVNIYYDCMDKKRRNLTRLYLDKATLVWNGNAVSGQDALGEFFESLPSSEFQVHTLDCQPVHEQATQGQTTLLVVTGGTVKFEGNKQRFFNQNFLLTAQASPNNDQPVWKIASDCFRFQDWNS, via the exons ATGGCAACCACGCTG GATTTCAGGACCCATGTCGACCAGTCCTGCAGATATTCAGAAGAATTTGTCAACATTTATTATGACTGCATGGATAAGAAAAGGAGG AACCTGACCCGACTCTACCTGGACAAGGCAACCTTGGTGTGGAATGGAAATGCTGTGTCAGGACAGGACGCCCTGGGGGAGTTTTTTGAGTCCCTGCCATCGAGCGAGTTCCAAGTTCATACACTAGATTGTCAACCAGTTCACG AACAAGCAACTCAAGGCCAGACCACACTGCTCGTGGTGACTGGTGGGACTGTCAAGTTTGAAGGGAACAAACAGCGCTTCTTCAACCAGAATTTTCTTTTAACAGCTCAGGCTTCACCCAACAATGACCAGCCTGTTTGGAAGATTGCTAGTGACTGTTTCCGTTTTCAAGACTGGAATAGCTGA
- the nxt2 gene encoding NTF2-related export protein 2 isoform X1 → MLQSIVLGTREKGPSTRKSIAERSFKSASQDFRTHVDQSCRYSEEFVNIYYDCMDKKRRNLTRLYLDKATLVWNGNAVSGQDALGEFFESLPSSEFQVHTLDCQPVHEQATQGQTTLLVVTGGTVKFEGNKQRFFNQNFLLTAQASPNNDQPVWKIASDCFRFQDWNS, encoded by the exons ATGCTGCAATCCATTGTACTCGGAACTCGGGAAAAAGGACCTTCGACACGGAAAAGTATAGCCGAACGGTCATTCAAGTCAGCATCTCAG GATTTCAGGACCCATGTCGACCAGTCCTGCAGATATTCAGAAGAATTTGTCAACATTTATTATGACTGCATGGATAAGAAAAGGAGG AACCTGACCCGACTCTACCTGGACAAGGCAACCTTGGTGTGGAATGGAAATGCTGTGTCAGGACAGGACGCCCTGGGGGAGTTTTTTGAGTCCCTGCCATCGAGCGAGTTCCAAGTTCATACACTAGATTGTCAACCAGTTCACG AACAAGCAACTCAAGGCCAGACCACACTGCTCGTGGTGACTGGTGGGACTGTCAAGTTTGAAGGGAACAAACAGCGCTTCTTCAACCAGAATTTTCTTTTAACAGCTCAGGCTTCACCCAACAATGACCAGCCTGTTTGGAAGATTGCTAGTGACTGTTTCCGTTTTCAAGACTGGAATAGCTGA
- the acsl4a gene encoding long-chain-fatty-acid--CoA ligase 4 has translation MGAQSDSFLQSILLFPIHLLVWVYSVLSFLPWYYITGAGKRKLLSNRIKARSTSGHAEGPYRSVDHFDSLAREDFPGKDTLDKLFAHAVQRFGQAHCLGTRDVLSEENEIQPSGKVFKKLILGEYRWLSYNELDSIVSQFGNGLAALGQQPKNTIAIFCETRAEWMITAQTCFRHNFPLVTFYATLGEDAIAFGLNETGVTHLVTSVELLETKLKNVLPLIPKLKHVIYVDQKKVTTEGYPAGLSIHSMQAVRELGALPENTGKEIVKPQPSDLAVVMYTSGSTGRPKGVMIVHSNLIAGMTGQCERIPGLGPKDTYIAYLPLAHVLEMTAEISCVTYGCRIGYSSPQTLSDQSTKIKKGSKGDCSVLRPSLMAAVPEIMDRINRNVMSKVQEMSFIQKTLFTLGYKYKLEQIKRGYDAPLCNALLFRKVKKLLGGRVRMMLSGGAPLSSATQRFMNVCFCCPVGQGYGLTETCGAGTITEVVDISTGRVGAPLICCEVRLRDWAEGGYTSRDKPNPRGEILIGGPNVTMGYYRNESNNQDFFVDEKGQRWFCTGDVGEIYPDGCLQIVDRKKDLVKLQAGEYVSLGKVESALKNCSLIDNICAYANSEQNYVISFVVPNQKNLTGLAKQRGIVGTWEEICTHPDMEREVLKEIKEVAANIKLQRFEIPVMVHLSPEPWTPETGLVTDAFKLKRKELKNHYLHHIERMYGGK, from the exons ATGGGTGCCCAGTCAGACTCTTTCCTCCAATCTATCCTCCTCTTTCCAATCCACCTTCTGGTGTGGGTGTACTCTGTCCTCTCCTTCCTGCCCTGGTACTACATCACTGGTGCAGGGAAGAGGAAACTTCTCTCCAACCGGATCAAGGCCCGCTCCACATCAGGCCATGCAGAGGGACCATACCGCTCTGTGGACCACTTCGATTCCCTGGCCAGGGAGGACTTCCCAGGCAAGGACACACTCGATAAGCTGTTTGCACATGCTGTGCAACGCTTTGGCCAAGCGCACTGTCTCGGCACCCGAGATGTACTGAGTGAAGAGAATGAAATACAACCCAGCGGTAAAGTATTTAAAAAG cTGATCCTCGGGGAGTATAGATGGCTGTCCTATAATGAACTGGACTCTATAGTTAGTCAGTTTGGCAATGGATTGGCAGCTCTTGGGCAGCAGCCCAAAAACACCATTGCAATCTTCTGTGAGACCAGAGCAGAGTGGATGATCACTGCCCAGACCTGCTTCAGGCACAATTTCCCAT TGGTGACATTCTATGCCACACTGGGAGAGGATGCGATTGCGTTTGGACTGAACGAGACTGGAGTTACACACCTGGTGACCAGTGTGGAACTGCTTGAGACTAAACTGAAA AATGTGCTTCCACTGATCCCAAAACTGAAGCATGTGATCTACGTGGACCAGAAGAAAGTGACCACAGAAGGCTACCCAGCAGGACTCTCTATCCACAGCATGCAAGCTGTACGAGAGCTGGGCGCGCTGCCTGAAAACA CGGGAAAGGAAATCGTGAAGCCCCAGCCTTCCGACCTGGCTGTGGTGATGTATACCAGTGGCTCCACAGGCAGACCCAAAGGAGTCATGATTGTCCACAGTAACCTGATTGCAGGAATGACAGGCCAGTGTGAACGCATCCCTGGACTGGG GCCTAAAGATACCTACATAGCCTATCTGCCTCTGGCTCATGTTCTGGAAATGACAGCAGAAATCTCCTGTGTCACATATGGCTGCCGGATCGGCTACTCTTCCCCCCAGACGCTATCAGACCAG TCAACAAAGATAAAGAAAGGGAGTAAAGGAGACTGCTCTGTGCTCAGACCCTCCCTGATGGCAGCTGTACCA GAAATTATGGATCGTATAAACAGGAACGTGATGAGCAAAGTGCAGGAAATGAGTTTCATTCAGAAGACGCTGTTTACACTGGGCTACAAATATAAACTAGAGCAGATCAAGAGAGGCTATGATGCACCGCTCTGCAATGC ccTTTTGTTCCGGAAAGTGAAGAAACTGCTGGGAGGAAGGGTGAGGATGATGTTGTCAGGAGGAGCCCCACTATCCTCAGCCACTCAGAGATTTATGAATGTATGTTTCTGTTGTCCCGTGGGCCAAGGCTACGGCCTCACTGAAACCTGTGGAGCAGGCACCATCACAGAGG ttGTGGACATCAGCACTGGTCGTGTTGGAGCTCCTCTTATTTGTTGTGAAGTCAGACTCAGGGACTGGGCTGAAG GTGGTTATACCAGCAGGGACAAGCCAAACCCAAGAGGGGAGATCCTGATTGGTGGCCCCAATGTAACCATGGGTTACTACAGGAATGAAAGCAACAACCAGGACTTTTTTGTGGATGAAAAAGGACAGAGATGGTTCTGTACTGGAGATGTAGGAGAGATTTACCCGGATGGTTGTCTTCAAATAGTGG ATCGCAAGAAAGACTTGGTCAAACTGCAGGCTGGGGAGTACGTGTCTCTCGGTAAAGTGGAGTCTGCTCTGAAAAACTGCTCACTCATTGACAACATCTGTGCCTACGCAAACAG TGAACAGAACTACGTGATCAGCTTTGTGGTTCCCAACCAGAAAAACCTGACAGGACTGGCCAAGCAGAGAGGCATAGTAGGTACATGGGAGGAGATCTGCACTCACCCGGATATGGAGAGAGAGGTTCTGAAGGAGATCAAGGAGGTTGCTGCTAACA TTAAACTGCAGCGGTTTGAGATTCCAGTGATGGTTCATCTGAGTCCAGAGCCATGGACCCCTGAGACAGGTCTCGTCACAGATGCTTTTAAACTGAAGAGGAAAGAGCTGAAGAACCACTATCTCCACCACATAGAGAGAATGTATGGAGGCAAATGA